The proteins below come from a single Ruegeria sp. SCSIO 43209 genomic window:
- a CDS encoding DUF1127 domain-containing protein has protein sequence MAALDTTRTTTGSFGLVGRIGALFASVVNAVVEWNDARATRNALNGLSDRELDDIGLCRGDIDVVAEGRRY, from the coding sequence ATGGCTGCACTGGATACCACCCGCACCACCACTGGCTCATTCGGCCTCGTCGGCCGTATCGGCGCACTTTTTGCATCGGTTGTAAACGCCGTTGTTGAATGGAATGACGCCCGCGCAACCCGTAACGCGCTGAACGGTCTTTCTGACCGCGAACTGGACGATATCGGACTATGCCGCGGCGACATCGACGTTGTCGCCGAAGGCCGCCGTTACTGA
- a CDS encoding DUF484 family protein, which produces MSSDPKLKDNLRAAILAEPDAVLDDKDLMQALVAANEQARGDNVIDLRGIAMQRLEARLDRLEDTHRSVIAAAYENLAGTNQVHRAILRLLEPTVFEDFLRALGNDVAEILRVDHITLVLETTVVRDDPVVNQLGGVLTVAEPGFIDSYLTADRNGQPREVTLREIRHPNPQVYGKQADQLRSEACLKLDLGTGRLPGMIVMGARDPRHFSPQLGTDLLAFFAGVFERSMRHWLS; this is translated from the coding sequence ATGAGCAGCGATCCTAAACTCAAGGACAATCTCCGCGCCGCAATTCTGGCTGAGCCTGACGCCGTGCTGGATGACAAAGACCTGATGCAGGCCTTGGTGGCTGCAAATGAGCAGGCGCGTGGTGACAACGTTATCGACCTGCGCGGTATCGCCATGCAGCGGCTTGAGGCGCGTCTTGACCGCCTTGAGGACACTCATCGCTCAGTCATCGCGGCGGCGTATGAGAACTTGGCGGGCACAAATCAGGTGCATCGCGCCATTCTTCGCCTGTTGGAGCCAACCGTGTTCGAGGATTTCCTGCGCGCGCTAGGCAATGACGTGGCCGAAATCCTGCGTGTCGATCACATCACTCTGGTCCTCGAAACAACCGTCGTACGTGATGATCCGGTGGTGAACCAGCTCGGCGGCGTGCTGACTGTGGCTGAGCCTGGTTTTATCGATAGCTATCTGACCGCTGACCGCAACGGTCAGCCGCGCGAGGTTACCTTGCGCGAAATCCGCCATCCCAATCCGCAAGTTTACGGTAAACAAGCCGATCAGCTACGATCCGAGGCCTGCCTGAAACTCGATCTTGGCACTGGCCGCCTACCCGGCATGATTGTCATGGGCGCGCGCGATCCGAGGCATTTCTCACCTCAGCTTGGCACTGATCTTCTTGCCTTCTTTGCCGGCGTGTTCGAACGCTCTATGCGCCACTGGCTGTCGTGA
- a CDS encoding primosomal protein N' — MSANGFFDEGELVAVLTTQPLDRTLDYKAPEGGCFLGAFVEVPLGPRKVLGVVWGPGQGGFDLAKARSVNRVLEVAPMREEMRVFLGKVADYTLTPMPAMLRLATRAPGLGNPPSMRKVYRLGGGQPDRMTDARMRVLEVLRDYGGLAFTLKELAEQAGVTSSVIKGLVKQNAVREEDSPRDLPYPHLDPELPGKDLTEDQAEAVMRLQTGQRTGDYGTTLLKGVTGSGKTEVYLEAVAEALRVGRQALVLLPEIALTAEFLTRVEARFGARPAEWHSGATMTERRRVWRMVGQGDAQLVVGARSALFLPFRDLGLVVVDEEHDTSYKQEDGVHYSARDMAVLRSAICGARVILASATPSLESWANAEAGKYERLDLTSRFGAAVLPEMKPIDMRAEQMQAGTWISPSLRQAVQQRIEHEEQSLLFINRRGYAPVTLCRACGEQIACDHCDARMVEHRFLKRLMCHQCGETKPMPEACPSCGVEGKLAPVGPGIERLAEEAEAAFPEAKIAMLSSDLFGSARALKAKIEEIAEGDADIVIGTQLVAKGHNFPKLTLVGVIDADLSLHGADLRAAERTFQLMRQVAGRAGRAEKPGQALLQTFQPEHPVIRAILSGDEEGFWKAEAAGRQAAGVPPYGRMAGIVLSGPEVGPVFDIGNAMARNDAPLRDVGAQVFGPAPAPIARIRGRHRVRLLVKAPKGAPIQDAIARWIAPLKLKGDIRLTVDIDPQSFY, encoded by the coding sequence GTGAGCGCTAACGGATTTTTCGACGAAGGAGAGCTGGTTGCGGTGCTGACTACGCAGCCGCTGGACCGGACGTTGGATTACAAAGCGCCCGAGGGCGGGTGCTTTCTTGGGGCGTTTGTCGAGGTGCCTTTGGGCCCGCGCAAAGTCTTGGGTGTGGTTTGGGGGCCGGGGCAGGGTGGTTTTGATCTGGCCAAGGCGCGATCGGTGAACCGGGTGCTTGAGGTCGCGCCGATGCGTGAAGAAATGCGGGTGTTTCTGGGGAAAGTGGCTGATTACACCCTGACGCCGATGCCTGCGATGCTGCGGCTAGCAACGCGCGCGCCGGGGTTGGGCAATCCGCCCTCGATGCGCAAGGTTTATCGTTTGGGCGGTGGTCAACCGGACCGAATGACCGACGCACGAATGCGGGTACTTGAAGTTTTGCGAGACTATGGCGGCTTGGCCTTTACGCTGAAGGAACTGGCCGAGCAAGCGGGGGTCACATCTTCGGTCATCAAGGGGTTGGTCAAACAGAACGCTGTGCGTGAAGAGGACAGCCCGCGTGATCTTCCTTATCCTCATCTTGATCCTGAATTGCCGGGAAAGGACCTGACCGAGGATCAGGCGGAGGCCGTGATGCGGCTTCAGACCGGGCAACGGACGGGAGATTATGGAACGACTCTTCTGAAGGGAGTGACGGGCTCGGGCAAGACCGAGGTTTATCTTGAGGCGGTCGCCGAAGCCCTGCGCGTGGGGCGGCAAGCACTGGTCTTGCTGCCCGAGATCGCGCTGACGGCTGAATTTCTGACCCGTGTCGAGGCGCGATTTGGTGCGCGTCCGGCTGAGTGGCATTCGGGCGCGACCATGACTGAACGTCGCCGGGTTTGGCGGATGGTCGGTCAGGGTGATGCGCAACTGGTCGTTGGTGCCCGGTCAGCACTGTTTCTTCCATTTCGCGATCTTGGTCTCGTAGTTGTCGATGAAGAACACGACACCTCGTACAAACAAGAAGATGGGGTGCATTATAGTGCGCGGGATATGGCCGTTCTGCGTTCGGCCATCTGCGGAGCGCGGGTGATTCTGGCCAGCGCGACGCCTTCACTGGAAAGCTGGGCCAATGCCGAGGCGGGTAAATACGAACGGCTGGACCTGACCTCGCGTTTTGGTGCAGCAGTCCTGCCCGAAATGAAGCCGATCGACATGCGCGCCGAGCAGATGCAGGCCGGGACTTGGATTTCCCCCTCGCTGCGGCAGGCGGTGCAACAGCGTATCGAACACGAAGAGCAGTCACTGCTGTTCATCAACCGCCGTGGCTATGCGCCCGTGACACTATGCCGGGCGTGCGGGGAGCAGATTGCCTGCGATCATTGCGACGCGCGAATGGTTGAACACCGGTTCCTCAAGCGTCTGATGTGCCATCAATGTGGTGAGACCAAGCCAATGCCAGAGGCCTGCCCATCCTGCGGGGTCGAGGGTAAACTGGCACCGGTCGGACCCGGGATTGAACGGCTGGCAGAAGAAGCCGAGGCGGCGTTCCCCGAAGCCAAGATCGCTATGCTCAGCTCTGATCTGTTTGGTTCGGCTCGTGCCCTGAAGGCCAAGATCGAAGAGATTGCCGAAGGCGATGCGGATATCGTTATCGGGACGCAGCTGGTGGCCAAAGGACATAACTTTCCAAAGCTGACACTTGTAGGGGTGATCGATGCGGACCTCAGCCTGCATGGGGCTGACCTGCGCGCGGCGGAACGAACTTTTCAATTGATGCGGCAGGTGGCGGGCCGGGCAGGTCGTGCGGAAAAACCGGGGCAGGCGTTGTTGCAGACATTCCAGCCGGAACATCCGGTGATCCGGGCGATTCTATCGGGCGATGAAGAAGGGTTCTGGAAGGCTGAAGCCGCCGGGCGTCAGGCCGCCGGGGTGCCGCCGTATGGCCGCATGGCCGGGATTGTCCTGTCTGGCCCCGAGGTCGGGCCGGTCTTCGACATCGGCAACGCCATGGCGCGCAACGATGCGCCGTTGCGCGATGTTGGTGCTCAGGTATTTGGCCCGGCTCCAGCCCCGATCGCGCGCATACGTGGGCGTCACCGCGTCCGGCTGTTGGTCAAAGCCCCGAAAGGTGCGCCTATTCAGGACGCCATCGCCCGCTGGATCGCCCCGTTGAAGTTGAAAGGCGATATCCGCCTGACCGTGGATATCGATCCGCAAAGCTTCTACTGA
- a CDS encoding tyrosine recombinase XerC: MSLISPACRDALQHWLDSLGALAGRSENTLNAYRGDVTEFLSFMTLHHSERQGLAALERISVSDMRAWMAEQRNSDVGARSLARKLSAVKTFYRWLAEREGFEPTAVLSTRAPKFTKKLPRPLAEDAARAMIDTVELQSSSDWVAARDVAVVTLLYGCGLRISEALSLTGVDAPLPETLRISGKGDKERIVPVLPAARASVDRYLHLCPHPQSPDKALFRGVRGGPLNPGIIQAVVAKARMQLGLPATATPHAMRHSFATHLLSAGGDLRAIQELLGHASLSTTQTYTAVDTARLMEVYNRTHPKA, from the coding sequence GTGAGCCTGATTTCCCCAGCCTGCCGCGATGCTCTGCAGCATTGGCTGGACAGTCTGGGGGCGCTGGCGGGGCGGTCTGAAAATACGCTCAACGCCTATCGCGGCGACGTGACAGAATTCCTGTCCTTCATGACCTTGCATCACAGCGAGCGCCAAGGGCTGGCCGCGCTGGAACGCATCAGCGTTTCTGACATGCGGGCCTGGATGGCAGAGCAGCGAAATTCTGATGTCGGCGCGCGATCTCTGGCGCGCAAGCTTTCAGCCGTCAAAACCTTCTATCGCTGGTTGGCCGAACGCGAAGGGTTCGAACCTACTGCGGTGCTGTCCACCCGAGCGCCTAAATTTACCAAGAAACTGCCCCGACCTCTGGCCGAAGATGCCGCGCGCGCAATGATCGACACGGTCGAGCTACAATCCTCATCGGACTGGGTCGCTGCACGGGATGTTGCAGTTGTGACGCTCCTCTACGGGTGCGGGTTGCGGATTTCCGAGGCGTTGTCTTTGACCGGTGTGGACGCTCCTCTGCCAGAAACGCTGCGCATATCGGGTAAGGGCGATAAGGAAAGAATCGTACCGGTCTTGCCTGCCGCTCGGGCTTCGGTGGATCGCTATCTTCACCTCTGCCCACATCCGCAATCCCCTGATAAGGCGTTGTTCCGAGGTGTCAGGGGCGGCCCGCTCAACCCCGGAATCATTCAGGCTGTGGTCGCCAAGGCACGGATGCAACTTGGCCTTCCCGCAACAGCCACCCCGCACGCGATGCGCCACAGCTTTGCCACCCATCTGCTGTCTGCGGGCGGCGACCTGCGCGCGATCCAAGAGCTTTTGGGTCACGCCTCGCTTTCAACCACGCAGACCTATACCGCAGTCGATACGGCCCGGTTGATGGAAGTCTATAACCGCACGCACCCAAAAGCCTGA
- a CDS encoding 50S ribosomal protein L11 methyltransferase produces the protein MPTFTALTTLTGKKAAEGLGEAMERLDPEPTGVGVFEVEDGSGLWEVGGYFTETPDETALAVLAAAFEAKPFVVSELPETDWVAHVRRELAPVEAGRFFVYGSHDADKLPEGRIPLLIEAAMAFGTGHHGTTLGCLKALDHLLDHGFTATKVADIGCGTAVLAMAAARVWDGDIIASDIDEVAVDVAEANLRANGMAGAVKCVEAAGFDHPDLKAHAPYDLIFANILKGPLVALSPEISANLRGGGQAILSGILNEQSDDVISVYLQNGFNLVRQDRIGEWTTLILSKQG, from the coding sequence ATGCCAACATTCACTGCTCTGACCACTTTGACCGGCAAGAAAGCCGCCGAAGGATTGGGCGAGGCGATGGAACGGCTGGACCCGGAACCAACCGGCGTCGGCGTGTTCGAGGTCGAGGATGGCTCGGGCCTGTGGGAGGTCGGCGGCTATTTTACCGAAACCCCGGATGAAACCGCGCTGGCGGTTCTGGCCGCCGCGTTCGAGGCCAAGCCCTTTGTGGTCTCGGAACTGCCCGAAACGGATTGGGTCGCCCATGTCCGCCGCGAACTAGCCCCGGTCGAGGCCGGCCGGTTTTTTGTCTATGGAAGCCATGATGCCGACAAACTGCCCGAAGGCCGCATTCCGCTGCTGATCGAAGCTGCGATGGCATTTGGCACAGGGCACCATGGGACAACGCTTGGCTGCCTCAAGGCTTTGGACCATCTTCTGGATCATGGGTTCACGGCCACCAAAGTTGCCGATATCGGCTGCGGTACTGCCGTGCTGGCGATGGCCGCAGCTCGGGTTTGGGATGGCGATATCATCGCCAGCGACATTGATGAGGTTGCCGTCGACGTGGCCGAGGCCAACCTTCGGGCGAACGGTATGGCGGGTGCGGTTAAATGTGTTGAAGCTGCAGGTTTCGATCACCCGGATCTGAAGGCGCATGCGCCTTACGATCTGATATTCGCCAATATCCTAAAAGGTCCGCTCGTGGCCCTTTCGCCTGAAATTTCGGCGAACCTGCGGGGGGGTGGACAAGCGATTCTATCGGGAATCCTCAATGAACAGTCCGATGACGTGATCTCGGTTTATCTCCAAAACGGCTTCAATCTGGTTCGCCAGGATCGGATTGGTGAGTGGACGACGCTAATCTTAAGCAAACAGGGCTGA
- the fsa gene encoding fructose-6-phosphate aldolase, whose translation MKFFVDTAEIDAIAELNDLGMVDGVTTNPSLILKSGRDILEVTKEICDLVDGPVSAEVVATEAEDMIAEGRKLAKIAPNIAVKVPLTWAGLKTCKTLTDEGQMVNVTLCFSTNQAILAAKAGATFISPFIGRLDDINLDGMDLIADIRQVYDNYGFETEILAASIRTVNHVTDSARIGADVITAPPGVIKKLADHPLTDKGLETFLADWAKTGQKIL comes from the coding sequence ATGAAATTCTTCGTAGACACCGCCGAGATCGATGCCATCGCCGAACTGAACGATCTGGGCATGGTGGACGGCGTAACCACCAATCCCTCGCTGATCCTGAAATCGGGCCGCGACATTCTGGAAGTCACCAAAGAGATCTGTGATCTGGTCGACGGCCCCGTCTCGGCCGAAGTTGTCGCCACCGAGGCCGAAGACATGATCGCCGAAGGCCGTAAGCTGGCCAAGATCGCGCCCAACATCGCAGTCAAAGTACCGCTGACATGGGCTGGTTTGAAAACCTGTAAAACACTGACCGACGAAGGCCAGATGGTCAACGTGACCCTGTGCTTCTCGACCAATCAGGCCATTCTGGCCGCCAAGGCGGGCGCGACCTTCATCTCGCCCTTCATCGGACGTCTGGATGATATCAACCTCGATGGCATGGACCTGATCGCAGATATTCGCCAAGTTTATGACAATTACGGGTTCGAGACCGAAATCCTCGCCGCCTCGATCCGCACCGTAAACCACGTGACCGACAGTGCCCGCATCGGGGCTGACGTGATTACAGCACCTCCGGGCGTGATCAAAAAACTGGCCGACCACCCGCTGACCGACAAAGGCCTTGAAACTTTCCTTGCCGACTGGGCCAAGACAGGTCAGAAAATCCTCTGA
- a CDS encoding MFS transporter: MLKPMPLSEAQSLPLWRRPMTLLFVMALTMPIAFNAWSALLNNFVIEAANFDGADIGLLHTVREIPGFLAVGVIAVIIFIREQVLAMISLMMLGVATAVTAWFPSLGGLLFVTLFSSIGFHYYETVNQSLQLQWLPKDRAPQVLGWLVAMGSAATAVVYGLIVLTWDRFDLSYNFVFMAAGGVTTLLALFCLIAYPQFDAPTPQTKKLILRRRYWLYYALQFMAGARRQIFVVFAGFMMVEKFGFEVHELTSLYLINLMINMMAAPLLGKAVARFGERRTLIFEYAGLAIVFAAYGGIYWFNWGVLLAAILYVIDHVLFALALALKTYFQKIADPADIAPTAAVAFTINHIAAVFLPALLGLLWVVSPGAVFGLAAAMAIISLLLSLLIPRHPEPGNETILSKYAPAPAE; the protein is encoded by the coding sequence ATGCTGAAACCCATGCCCTTGTCTGAGGCGCAGAGTCTTCCGCTCTGGCGCCGCCCTATGACGCTCTTGTTCGTGATGGCGTTGACCATGCCGATCGCGTTCAACGCGTGGAGTGCATTGCTGAACAATTTCGTCATCGAGGCGGCGAACTTCGACGGGGCGGATATCGGGCTTTTGCACACGGTACGCGAGATTCCGGGCTTTCTGGCCGTTGGCGTGATTGCGGTGATCATTTTCATCCGCGAGCAGGTACTGGCCATGATCTCATTGATGATGTTGGGCGTGGCGACGGCGGTGACGGCCTGGTTTCCTAGCCTTGGCGGGCTGCTGTTTGTGACGCTGTTCAGCTCGATCGGGTTTCACTACTATGAGACGGTGAACCAGTCACTGCAGCTGCAATGGCTGCCTAAAGACCGTGCGCCGCAGGTGCTTGGCTGGCTGGTGGCTATGGGCTCGGCTGCGACGGCTGTAGTCTATGGGTTGATCGTTCTGACATGGGACCGCTTCGACCTGTCCTATAACTTCGTGTTCATGGCGGCAGGCGGCGTGACAACTTTGCTGGCATTGTTTTGCTTGATTGCTTACCCGCAATTCGACGCACCGACGCCGCAGACCAAGAAGCTGATCCTACGCCGCCGCTACTGGCTGTATTATGCATTACAGTTCATGGCGGGCGCGCGGCGGCAGATTTTTGTAGTGTTCGCCGGTTTCATGATGGTCGAGAAATTTGGCTTTGAAGTACACGAACTGACCAGCCTGTACCTGATCAATCTGATGATCAACATGATGGCGGCTCCGCTGCTGGGCAAGGCAGTCGCGCGGTTTGGCGAACGCCGCACGCTGATCTTTGAATATGCCGGGCTCGCCATCGTTTTCGCAGCCTATGGCGGCATCTACTGGTTTAACTGGGGCGTGCTGCTGGCGGCGATTCTCTATGTGATCGACCATGTGCTGTTTGCTCTGGCGTTGGCTTTGAAAACTTATTTCCAGAAGATCGCCGACCCGGCGGATATTGCACCCACTGCGGCGGTGGCATTTACCATCAACCATATCGCCGCTGTTTTCTTGCCAGCACTTTTAGGTCTGCTATGGGTCGTTTCGCCCGGCGCTGTGTTTGGTTTGGCCGCTGCAATGGCGATCATCTCGCTTCTGCTGTCATTACTGATCCCGCGTCATCCGGAACCGGGCAACGAAACCATCCTGTCGAAATACGCCCCCGCGCCCGCCGAATAA